Proteins co-encoded in one Sinobacterium norvegicum genomic window:
- the rpsF gene encoding 30S ribosomal protein S6 has translation MRHYEIVFLVHPDQSEQVPAMIERYTAIVTEAGGQVHRLEDWGRRQLAYSINKVHKAHYVLMNVEATQEAVDELTTTFRYNDAVLRNMVIREDEAITEESPILKSEKESRERRASRAAKTEEVTTEAGSDESTEEVAAEQDSE, from the coding sequence ATGCGTCACTATGAAATCGTTTTTCTGGTACACCCAGATCAAAGCGAACAAGTACCAGCAATGATCGAGCGTTACACTGCTATCGTTACCGAAGCAGGCGGTCAGGTACACCGTCTTGAAGATTGGGGCCGTCGTCAGTTGGCTTACTCAATCAACAAGGTCCACAAAGCGCACTACGTACTGATGAACGTAGAAGCGACTCAGGAAGCTGTTGATGAGCTAACCACTACGTTCCGTTACAACGATGCGGTATTGCGTAACATGGTTATCCGCGAAGATGAAGCTATCACCGAAGAATCTCCGATTCTTAAGAGTGAGAAAGAAAGTCGTGAGCGTCGTGCTAGCCGCGCTGCCAAGACTGAAGAAGTAACAACTGAAGCGGGTTCTGACGAATCTACTGAAGAAGTTGCTGCTGAGCAAGATAGCGAATAA
- the rlmB gene encoding 23S rRNA (guanosine(2251)-2'-O)-methyltransferase RlmB has translation MSEFDTVFGIHAVTTLLNKQPQRVRRVMLQDGRDDQRLEKVVEAAKIAGIKLDRVKRRELDELVRGKHQGVVAVCEMAKGFSEDYLKTILESNSEPLFLVLDGVTDPHNLGALLRTADASGVAAVIAPKDNSVGLTSVVAKVACGAAETVPFITVTNLKRTLNWLQQQGCWVVGTAGEATESIYQTDMTGSRVLVMGAEGDGMRRLTKECCDYLAYIPMAGSVSSLNVSVAAGVCLFEAVRQRSS, from the coding sequence GTGTCTGAGTTTGATACTGTTTTTGGCATACACGCAGTGACTACGCTGCTTAATAAACAGCCACAGCGGGTCCGCCGGGTGATGTTGCAGGACGGCCGCGATGATCAGCGTCTCGAGAAGGTTGTCGAGGCGGCGAAAATTGCCGGCATTAAGCTCGACCGTGTTAAGCGCCGCGAGCTCGATGAGTTGGTACGGGGTAAGCATCAGGGTGTGGTCGCCGTGTGCGAGATGGCCAAGGGCTTCAGTGAGGACTATCTAAAAACCATCTTAGAGAGTAACAGTGAGCCACTGTTCTTGGTATTGGATGGCGTTACTGATCCTCATAACCTGGGGGCGCTGTTACGTACCGCCGATGCCAGTGGTGTTGCCGCTGTGATAGCGCCGAAGGATAACTCTGTTGGTTTAACATCGGTTGTTGCCAAGGTGGCCTGCGGTGCTGCCGAGACCGTGCCCTTTATCACCGTTACCAACCTAAAGCGTACGTTGAACTGGTTGCAGCAGCAGGGTTGTTGGGTGGTGGGTACTGCTGGCGAGGCGACTGAGTCTATCTATCAGACCGATATGACGGGCTCCAGGGTGTTGGTCATGGGGGCCGAAGGCGATGGCATGCGCCGTTTAACCAAAGAGTGCTGCGACTATTTGGCCTATATCCCGATGGCCGGTAGCGTCAGTAGTTTAAACGTCTCCGTCGCCGCCGGCGTCTGTTTATTTGAGGCGGTCCGTCAGCGCAGCAGCTGA
- the rnr gene encoding ribonuclease R, giving the protein MADSQKQDKQKQHNSADPHATREAGNYSNPIPSREYILDYLKDFPQGKRHLELAEDLGLNDDDSIEALRRRLRAMERDGQAARMQKGRYVPIESLPLVRGKVQGHRDGFGFLIPEDGSKDLFLHNKQMSWVFDGDVIVARDSGSSFKGKREAIIVEVIERNTEQLVGRFFRRGEGGFVVPDSGRITQEVSVAPALVAGAQDGQYVVVDIIEQPTSRRQPEGKVVEVMGDYLAPGMEIEVAIRSHDIPYLWPQALRDETAILTAEVAEQDKQHRVDLRDKHFVTIDGEDARDFDDAVYAETKKSGGWRLWVAIADVSHYVRPGTALDEEAVTRATSVYFPDNVIPMLPEILSNGLCSLNPKVDRLAMICEMTVSAGGKLSGYTFYEGLINSHARMTYTEVGAMLEADSPKREKLRHKFANVSADIDTLHNLFDALMDSRKKRGAIEFETVETKLLFDEDRKVKQIVPVHRNVAHRIIEECMLCANVAAAKFLEKHELDGLYRVHEGPKEKKLDNLRQYLGELGLELSGGKKPTPGDYQHLLAAIADRPDALVVQTMLLRSMSQAVYQPDNEGHFGLNYPAYTHFTSPIRRYPDLLTHRAIRYVVRSKASKHVRKVEGAEVLSAEAIYPYNTEKMLVLGEQCSMAERRADEATRDVMAWLKCEYLSDHVGDAFTGVVSAVTGFGLFVELKDVYVEGLIHISALDKDFYQFDQAKQRLVGERTRVTFQLGDELVVQVARVDMEEKKIHLSLLDQAPRRARKNAKKVLDDSKAKSKKRANKGKGKGRNLDAKISQSKKQSQAGATPSSEGESPVSEGAKKPRKRKPKKSTTPKGKKRAAKKKADKMPRNG; this is encoded by the coding sequence ATGGCAGACAGCCAAAAGCAAGACAAACAGAAACAGCACAACAGTGCAGATCCTCACGCCACGCGTGAGGCGGGAAACTATAGCAACCCCATTCCCAGCCGCGAATACATTCTCGATTACTTAAAAGACTTTCCCCAGGGTAAGCGGCACCTTGAGTTGGCCGAAGATTTAGGTCTCAATGATGACGACTCTATAGAGGCGTTACGCCGTCGATTACGTGCCATGGAACGTGACGGTCAGGCCGCCAGAATGCAAAAAGGTCGTTATGTGCCGATTGAGTCGCTGCCATTGGTGCGCGGTAAGGTGCAGGGACATCGCGACGGCTTCGGCTTTTTGATTCCGGAAGACGGCAGCAAAGATTTATTTTTGCACAACAAACAGATGAGCTGGGTATTCGATGGCGATGTCATTGTTGCCCGAGACAGTGGCTCGTCCTTCAAGGGTAAGCGCGAGGCGATTATTGTTGAAGTGATTGAGCGCAACACCGAGCAATTGGTTGGCCGTTTCTTCCGTCGCGGTGAGGGTGGCTTTGTCGTGCCTGACAGCGGTCGAATCACCCAGGAAGTATCAGTGGCGCCAGCGCTGGTTGCCGGTGCTCAAGATGGCCAGTATGTGGTGGTCGATATTATCGAGCAACCGACGTCTCGTCGCCAGCCTGAGGGCAAGGTGGTTGAGGTGATGGGTGATTATCTGGCGCCGGGCATGGAAATCGAGGTGGCTATTCGCAGCCACGATATTCCGTACCTATGGCCGCAGGCGTTGCGTGACGAAACCGCCATCTTAACAGCGGAGGTGGCCGAACAGGATAAGCAGCACCGTGTCGATCTGCGCGATAAGCACTTTGTCACCATCGACGGTGAGGATGCCCGTGACTTCGATGATGCCGTCTATGCTGAGACCAAGAAGAGTGGTGGATGGCGACTATGGGTGGCGATTGCCGATGTCTCCCATTATGTTCGCCCCGGCACGGCCCTCGATGAAGAGGCGGTGACACGAGCGACCTCGGTCTATTTTCCCGACAACGTTATTCCGATGCTGCCAGAAATCTTGTCCAACGGTCTGTGTTCGCTAAACCCCAAGGTTGATCGTTTGGCGATGATTTGCGAGATGACGGTCAGTGCCGGCGGCAAGCTGTCGGGCTATACCTTTTACGAGGGGCTGATTAATTCGCACGCTCGAATGACTTATACTGAAGTTGGCGCGATGCTAGAGGCTGACTCACCGAAGCGTGAAAAGCTAAGGCACAAGTTTGCCAATGTCAGTGCCGATATCGACACACTGCACAATCTGTTCGACGCCTTGATGGATTCCCGTAAAAAGCGCGGCGCCATTGAATTCGAAACCGTCGAAACCAAGTTGTTGTTCGATGAGGATCGCAAGGTTAAGCAAATCGTACCGGTGCATCGTAACGTTGCTCACCGCATTATCGAAGAATGCATGCTGTGTGCCAACGTCGCCGCGGCAAAGTTTCTTGAAAAGCATGAGCTCGATGGTCTCTACCGCGTGCACGAAGGCCCGAAAGAGAAAAAGCTCGATAACCTGCGGCAGTATCTTGGTGAGTTGGGGTTGGAACTGAGCGGTGGAAAGAAGCCAACGCCGGGTGATTACCAGCATCTATTAGCGGCGATAGCTGACCGCCCCGATGCCCTGGTCGTGCAAACCATGTTGTTACGGTCGATGAGTCAGGCGGTGTATCAGCCCGATAACGAAGGTCATTTTGGCTTGAATTACCCAGCGTATACTCACTTTACCTCGCCGATTCGCCGCTACCCCGACCTGCTGACCCACCGTGCCATTCGCTATGTGGTGCGTTCGAAGGCCAGCAAGCATGTGCGCAAGGTTGAGGGTGCCGAGGTTTTATCCGCCGAGGCAATTTACCCGTATAACACTGAAAAAATGTTAGTGCTGGGTGAGCAGTGCTCAATGGCCGAGCGCCGTGCTGATGAGGCCACCCGTGATGTGATGGCCTGGCTTAAGTGTGAATATCTCAGCGACCATGTCGGTGATGCCTTCACCGGTGTTGTCTCCGCGGTGACAGGCTTTGGTCTGTTTGTTGAGCTCAAAGACGTCTATGTGGAAGGCTTGATCCATATCTCTGCCCTTGATAAAGACTTTTATCAGTTTGATCAGGCGAAGCAGCGCCTCGTTGGTGAGCGCACCCGTGTCACCTTCCAACTCGGTGATGAGTTGGTCGTGCAGGTGGCCAGAGTCGATATGGAAGAGAAGAAAATCCATCTGTCGTTGCTCGACCAAGCACCGAGACGGGCGCGTAAAAACGCTAAAAAAGTACTCGATGACTCCAAGGCGAAGTCAAAGAAGCGTGCCAATAAAGGCAAGGGCAAAGGACGCAACCTCGACGCTAAGATTAGTCAATCGAAAAAGCAGTCTCAAGCTGGCGCGACGCCATCGTCAGAGGGTGAGTCACCGGTATCCGAAGGCGCTAAAAAGCCGCGCAAGCGCAAGCCGAAGAAATCGACGACGCCAAAGGGTAAGAAGCGGGCAGCCAAGAAAAAGGCCGATAAAATGCCGCGCAATGGCTAA
- a CDS encoding diacylglycerol kinase yields MSKNPGNTGLMRIFRAGINSYHGFLIAFKDEAAFRQELLILAIFTPIALWLDVSALEKVILIVALFFILLVEVLNSAIEACIDRVGPEIHPQSKKAKDLGSLAVSLALGMAAAVWLAILL; encoded by the coding sequence ATGAGCAAAAATCCTGGCAACACTGGCCTAATGCGTATATTTCGCGCCGGCATCAACTCTTACCACGGCTTTTTAATTGCCTTTAAGGATGAGGCGGCATTCCGGCAAGAGTTATTAATTCTCGCCATTTTCACCCCTATTGCATTATGGCTGGACGTGTCAGCGCTGGAAAAAGTCATACTGATTGTCGCGCTATTTTTTATACTGCTGGTCGAGGTGCTGAATTCGGCAATAGAGGCCTGCATTGATCGGGTTGGTCCAGAGATCCACCCGCAGAGTAAGAAAGCCAAGGATCTCGGGTCGCTGGCCGTCAGTCTTGCCCTCGGCATGGCGGCAGCCGTCTGGCTGGCCATTTTACTTTAA
- a CDS encoding YgiW/YdeI family stress tolerance OB fold protein, which yields MHKPLLALFTAALISLSANAQFEGPSDQVLISVKQIEQLSDDTDVVLEGRLVKKLKNENYLFEDQSGSITVEIDDEDFKGMKVTPDNVVRIEGEVETSLTKPTTVEVDRITVIK from the coding sequence ATGCATAAGCCGTTACTTGCTTTATTCACAGCAGCGCTAATTAGCTTGTCTGCAAACGCTCAATTCGAAGGCCCCAGCGATCAGGTGCTGATCTCAGTCAAACAGATTGAGCAGCTGTCTGATGACACCGATGTGGTACTTGAAGGGCGGTTGGTAAAGAAGTTGAAAAATGAGAATTACTTATTTGAAGATCAGAGTGGCTCTATAACGGTCGAGATTGACGATGAAGACTTTAAGGGGATGAAGGTGACACCGGATAACGTGGTGCGAATTGAGGGCGAGGTTGAGACCAGTCTGACCAAGCCGACCACGGTTGAGGTCGACCGTATTACTGTTATTAAGTAA
- a CDS encoding alpha/beta hydrolase: MASWQHHNATINGINMHYVEQGEGMAVVLCHGFPHLWFSWHRQITALADAGYRVIAPDMRGMGQTSAPLDANSYGIDTISNDLTGLLDHCKIEQAVFVGLDFGAFAAYDLAMLHPDRVIAIIGLENPAAPHNPDCPPLTEYAAMAENHFVHIEYFRPVGPADQALNQNTAEFLSKVFFALSGDYHYLDVWQHPPGTSYLDALPQAPALPWRWLSVDEMNYFVQQYQRSGFTGGLNWYRSMDLKWRQRKPLEGQQSHIPAYFIGSELDCDLEGFHGDSPIDLMRQQFPNLKAVDMIAGAGHLVQLEQSEQVNRLLLKNLTDINRNQ, translated from the coding sequence ATGGCAAGCTGGCAGCATCACAACGCGACAATCAATGGCATCAATATGCATTATGTTGAGCAGGGCGAGGGCATGGCCGTGGTGCTTTGCCACGGTTTCCCCCACCTCTGGTTTAGCTGGCATCGACAGATCACAGCCCTTGCCGATGCGGGCTACCGAGTTATCGCCCCGGATATGAGAGGCATGGGGCAGACTTCTGCGCCACTCGACGCCAACAGTTACGGTATCGATACCATCAGCAACGATCTCACCGGGCTGCTTGATCACTGCAAGATTGAGCAAGCTGTTTTCGTTGGCCTCGACTTCGGCGCTTTTGCCGCCTATGACTTAGCCATGCTTCACCCCGATCGTGTTATTGCGATTATCGGCCTTGAAAATCCTGCCGCCCCACACAACCCCGACTGCCCCCCGCTGACTGAATACGCCGCCATGGCGGAGAACCATTTTGTCCACATCGAATACTTTCGCCCCGTTGGTCCGGCCGACCAGGCACTCAATCAAAACACCGCTGAGTTCCTCAGCAAGGTGTTTTTCGCCCTCAGCGGCGACTACCATTATCTCGATGTTTGGCAGCACCCTCCGGGCACTTCTTATCTCGACGCGCTGCCGCAGGCGCCGGCTCTGCCATGGCGCTGGCTGAGCGTCGATGAAATGAATTACTTTGTTCAGCAGTATCAGCGCAGCGGTTTTACCGGCGGCCTCAATTGGTATCGTTCCATGGATTTGAAGTGGCGGCAAAGAAAACCTTTAGAGGGCCAGCAAAGCCATATTCCCGCCTATTTTATTGGCAGCGAATTGGACTGTGACTTAGAAGGGTTTCACGGCGACAGCCCCATCGATTTAATGCGCCAACAATTCCCCAACCTCAAAGCCGTCGATATGATTGCCGGTGCTGGGCATCTGGTGCAACTCGAACAGTCAGAACAGGTCAATAGATTATTATTAAAAAATCTCACCGATATTAACCGTAATCAATAA
- a CDS encoding phosphate-starvation-inducible protein PsiE, whose protein sequence is MDESNLPPKLRVGLNRCIGWIESVLLISITLSTIAAIGEEFYLIYQNGYVSLSDILLLFIYLEILAMVHQYASHGKLPVRYPIYIAVIAIARYIILGMKEMDSSELIMLSVAILILTASTTIMRIGHHYWPYNKMPEEK, encoded by the coding sequence ATGGATGAAAGCAACCTTCCGCCAAAGCTCCGCGTCGGCCTCAATCGCTGCATCGGCTGGATAGAATCCGTTCTACTGATCAGCATTACACTGTCGACAATTGCCGCCATCGGGGAAGAGTTTTACCTGATTTACCAAAACGGCTACGTCAGTTTAAGCGATATTCTCCTGCTATTTATCTACCTCGAGATACTGGCCATGGTTCATCAGTATGCTAGTCACGGTAAGCTGCCAGTGCGCTACCCGATTTATATCGCCGTCATTGCCATCGCGCGTTATATTATTTTAGGTATGAAGGAGATGGATAGCAGTGAATTAATTATGCTCTCTGTTGCCATTCTGATACTCACCGCCTCGACCACAATCATGCGTATTGGCCACCACTACTGGCCCTATAACAAAATGCCCGAAGAGAAATAA
- a CDS encoding TonB-dependent receptor: MNKIKNKKSFSKKIISDSVAIVIVALSANVSASPMLEEVVVTAQKRAQSLQDVPISVTAVSGDKMKDAGITDLQDLSQYTPNISINQGASTSNVFIRGIGSGTNAGFEQSVGIYVDGVYSGRGALARVPFMMDMERVEVLKGPQGILFGKNTIGGAINVTSAKPTESFEGYVDAIYAPEDNEQVYTAAISGPLSDNVSGRLTLRQESMDGWLDNESSGATAPNTDNTFVRGAVQWLATDTLQIDAKFEHGDFSVDEFPQYVYQSDQPTNADGNQPFPVISDGDNSVMDFGNANETVTDVFALTVEQAFDAGTLTSITAYSGYQTEGHEDADKSAVAALHRTSAEDFKQYSQELRFTSPGGETIDWLVGAYAQQSELNIQREIIDMDFALLGPLSVTPLIQTNDLNGRSDFDQQSTSYAFFGQSTWNISDSFAVTGGLRYNQETKTLDKVSTNPNIGASAGSIVVKARPIDNALIEDLRSHSFTDVERDESHVSWSLNAQWFATDDTMFYASSGTGFKGGGFDEAYSGAGEEIRRANVLTGEILPGDPLPGNDASILAYEEESVLSFEIGSKMTLADGAATLNVALFHNIYDDLQVSSLIGDAFRVSNAGKSISQGVELDGRWALTDNLTIGGAIAYLDAYYDEFENATCTVDQAAGNDPGCEAGSQDLSGETLVYSPDLSANANVNYDIPLANGMLIRTGVDVNYTDEFYSALDLDANTLHDSAVKWNARIALDGANDDWTVAVIGKNLTNEKTDVWKNDVPLSNSGSYFAVSERPRSVAVQGQYRF, translated from the coding sequence ATGAATAAAATAAAAAATAAAAAATCTTTTTCAAAAAAAATAATTTCTGATAGCGTAGCGATAGTAATCGTCGCGCTCAGTGCAAATGTCAGTGCTTCACCCATGTTGGAAGAAGTTGTTGTGACGGCACAAAAGCGGGCGCAAAGTCTGCAGGATGTCCCTATCTCAGTGACCGCGGTGTCGGGTGATAAAATGAAAGACGCTGGTATTACTGATCTTCAGGATTTAAGCCAATATACGCCTAATATAAGTATTAACCAGGGCGCCAGCACTTCGAATGTCTTTATTCGTGGTATTGGCTCTGGCACCAATGCTGGTTTTGAACAGTCTGTTGGCATCTATGTCGATGGTGTTTACAGTGGCCGCGGTGCGCTGGCTCGTGTGCCGTTCATGATGGATATGGAGCGGGTTGAAGTACTCAAGGGACCCCAGGGTATTCTATTTGGTAAGAATACGATTGGTGGGGCGATCAATGTCACCAGCGCTAAGCCAACAGAATCTTTTGAAGGGTACGTTGATGCTATTTATGCCCCGGAAGATAATGAACAGGTTTATACCGCAGCAATATCAGGGCCCCTCAGTGATAACGTCAGTGGTCGTTTGACTTTGCGGCAAGAATCTATGGATGGCTGGCTCGATAATGAGTCATCCGGCGCCACGGCGCCAAATACAGACAACACCTTTGTTAGGGGGGCCGTTCAATGGTTGGCCACCGATACGCTACAAATCGATGCTAAATTCGAACACGGCGATTTCAGTGTCGATGAATTCCCGCAGTATGTTTATCAATCGGATCAGCCGACCAATGCCGACGGTAACCAGCCCTTTCCTGTTATCTCTGATGGTGACAACAGTGTGATGGATTTTGGTAATGCCAATGAGACAGTGACGGACGTATTCGCGCTCACCGTTGAGCAGGCCTTTGACGCCGGTACGTTGACATCGATTACCGCTTATTCCGGCTATCAAACAGAGGGCCATGAAGACGCGGATAAGTCTGCTGTCGCTGCGCTGCACCGCACCAGCGCCGAAGACTTTAAACAATATAGTCAGGAGCTTCGCTTTACCTCGCCAGGCGGCGAAACGATTGACTGGTTGGTGGGCGCTTATGCGCAACAGAGCGAGCTGAATATACAGCGAGAGATTATCGATATGGACTTCGCTCTATTGGGGCCGTTGTCCGTGACGCCGTTAATACAAACCAATGACTTGAATGGTCGTAGTGACTTTGATCAGCAGTCGACCAGCTATGCTTTCTTTGGTCAGTCAACGTGGAATATCAGCGATAGTTTTGCGGTTACCGGTGGGCTGCGTTACAACCAGGAGACCAAGACTTTAGACAAGGTCTCGACCAACCCTAATATTGGTGCCAGCGCCGGTTCGATTGTGGTCAAGGCGCGTCCGATAGATAATGCTCTGATAGAAGACTTGCGCTCCCATAGTTTTACCGATGTTGAGCGCGATGAGAGCCATGTCAGTTGGTCGTTGAATGCGCAGTGGTTTGCCACCGACGATACGATGTTTTATGCCAGCAGCGGTACAGGATTTAAGGGTGGCGGTTTCGATGAGGCTTATAGCGGTGCGGGTGAGGAAATACGGCGGGCTAATGTGCTGACCGGCGAGATACTGCCTGGTGATCCGCTGCCGGGTAACGACGCGTCAATTTTGGCCTATGAAGAGGAGAGCGTACTGTCTTTTGAGATAGGTTCGAAGATGACGTTGGCCGATGGCGCCGCCACTTTAAATGTAGCGTTATTCCATAATATCTACGACGATTTACAGGTCAGCTCGCTGATAGGCGATGCCTTTCGGGTGAGCAATGCTGGCAAGTCGATATCTCAGGGCGTGGAGCTCGATGGGCGCTGGGCGCTGACTGACAATCTGACTATCGGCGGTGCCATTGCCTATTTAGACGCCTATTACGATGAGTTTGAAAACGCCACGTGTACTGTTGATCAGGCCGCGGGTAACGATCCTGGTTGCGAGGCTGGTAGCCAGGACCTCAGTGGGGAGACCCTGGTCTACTCGCCAGATCTCAGCGCCAATGCCAACGTTAATTATGACATCCCACTGGCCAATGGCATGTTAATCCGTACCGGCGTCGATGTTAACTATACCGACGAGTTTTACTCCGCCCTGGACTTGGATGCCAATACGTTGCATGACAGTGCTGTTAAGTGGAATGCACGAATCGCACTGGATGGTGCCAACGATGACTGGACTGTGGCGGTGATTGGCAAAAATCTCACTAACGAAAAAACAGATGTTTGGAAAAATGATGTACCACTGAGTAACAGTGGTAGCTATTTTGCCGTATCTGAGCGGCCTCGTTCTGTTGCGGTGCAAGGGCAATACCGTTTTTAA
- a CDS encoding Crp/Fnr family transcriptional regulator, translating to MHNTDAVEIRNQLTRHPVTGVLPAEAIEQLVKSSRIESFKVSTMLSDEGIQASHIRFVLEGNIQLVSHNKQGEAVVLSSIGRHQWATWLMCFDKTAPIHAFYSSAKSRFIAIPCETMMHVAHQHPDMYLHIISAIGNRFRLLMDWVEQSSMLPSNRQVAKLLLISAQLTECRNNQGMVSHTQEKLAKLAKLSRQTINNILMELEQQQLIVRSYGKITIPDMLALDAFISSNGD from the coding sequence ATGCATAATACCGACGCAGTTGAAATACGAAACCAATTGACTCGCCACCCTGTTACCGGCGTATTACCGGCAGAGGCGATCGAACAGCTGGTAAAATCGTCACGCATAGAGTCTTTTAAGGTCAGTACAATGCTTTCAGACGAAGGCATACAGGCAAGTCATATCCGCTTTGTACTCGAGGGAAACATTCAATTGGTCAGTCATAACAAACAGGGCGAGGCAGTGGTGCTGAGCTCGATTGGCCGACACCAGTGGGCAACCTGGTTAATGTGCTTCGACAAGACCGCCCCTATCCACGCTTTTTATAGCTCAGCAAAAAGCCGCTTTATTGCCATCCCCTGCGAGACGATGATGCACGTCGCCCACCAACACCCCGACATGTATTTACACATCATCAGCGCTATTGGTAATCGATTTCGCTTACTGATGGACTGGGTGGAACAATCGAGCATGTTGCCATCGAACAGGCAGGTAGCCAAACTCTTACTGATCAGCGCCCAATTGACAGAATGTCGTAACAATCAGGGCATGGTTAGCCACACCCAAGAGAAGCTGGCAAAGCTCGCTAAACTCTCTCGTCAGACAATTAATAATATTCTCATGGAGCTCGAACAGCAGCAGCTGATTGTTCGTTCCTACGGAAAAATCACTATTCCCGACATGCTGGCCCTCGATGCATTTATTAGCAGCAACGGCGATTAA
- a CDS encoding MFS transporter yields MSGQFKLLSERRFLPLFVTQFLGAFNDNVYKNALIVLLVFQASSSQQGSLLVNLAAGLFILPFFLFSALSGQLADKYDKAVLTRIIKVAEVAIMVLASVALYTGEIWAMLLVLFLLGAQSTFFGPIKYSLLPQVLSEQELVAGNAQVEMGTFVAILLGTICGGLLAGQQQAVWLLSLVILAVSVTGLVASYWIPSAQASDPTLSIKANPLTESVKLVSSMRSNRPIFLSLLAVSWFWLLGAAYLTQLPALSKDYLSADNNVVTLLLCAFTIGVALGSLLCEKLSAGVIEIGLVPLGSLGLSLFGVDIYFAINSYDLLPVAGEFVTAGEFVAHPPSLRILFDVAMLGVFGGFYTVPLYAYIQSKADKDAKARTIAANNILNSIFMVASAVLAIVSLTLLPLTIADFFLLLSILNIIVALFIYGQVPDFTVRFIIWMLTHTVYRVSHKGLQNIPGEGAAIIAANHVSYVDALLLGGAVRRPIRFIMFKPIYDIPVLNYMFRVGKAVPIVSSHVDRPAYDKAMADIRAGLEQGDLFCIFPEGKLTTDGRMNEFKTGLQRIVETTPVPVIPVALSGLWGSFFSHRGGPALTTLPKRFYSRVEIAAEPAISPQALDVEALQQQVATMLTTSRLG; encoded by the coding sequence GTGAGTGGACAATTTAAGCTGTTATCGGAACGTCGATTCTTACCGTTGTTTGTCACTCAGTTTCTGGGGGCATTTAATGATAACGTGTATAAAAATGCACTTATCGTCCTGCTGGTGTTTCAGGCCAGCAGCAGCCAGCAAGGCAGCCTGTTGGTCAACCTTGCCGCCGGCCTATTTATTCTTCCGTTTTTTCTTTTCTCTGCTTTATCGGGTCAGTTAGCGGACAAGTACGACAAGGCAGTACTCACACGAATAATCAAGGTCGCCGAGGTGGCCATCATGGTTTTGGCCAGTGTGGCGCTATATACCGGTGAAATATGGGCGATGTTGCTGGTGCTGTTTTTACTGGGCGCTCAGTCGACTTTTTTTGGGCCGATTAAATACTCATTGTTGCCCCAGGTTTTGTCCGAGCAAGAGTTGGTGGCGGGAAATGCACAGGTTGAAATGGGGACTTTTGTCGCCATATTACTCGGTACCATTTGTGGTGGATTGCTGGCTGGTCAACAGCAGGCTGTCTGGTTGCTGTCGCTGGTTATTTTAGCGGTGTCAGTGACAGGCTTGGTGGCCAGTTATTGGATTCCTTCGGCGCAGGCATCGGATCCAACGCTGTCTATAAAGGCTAATCCATTGACCGAAAGTGTTAAGCTGGTTAGCTCGATGCGCAGTAATCGTCCCATTTTCTTGTCGCTGCTGGCCGTTTCTTGGTTTTGGTTGTTGGGTGCGGCTTATCTGACGCAATTACCGGCTTTGAGTAAGGATTATCTTTCTGCCGATAATAACGTTGTCACCCTGTTGTTATGTGCCTTTACAATTGGCGTGGCTCTGGGTTCATTGCTGTGTGAAAAGCTGTCGGCGGGGGTGATTGAAATAGGCCTGGTTCCCTTGGGATCGTTAGGTCTTAGCTTATTTGGTGTCGATATATACTTTGCTATTAACAGCTATGACTTGCTACCTGTAGCCGGTGAGTTTGTCACCGCCGGCGAGTTTGTCGCTCACCCGCCATCGCTAAGAATACTCTTTGACGTGGCGATGTTGGGCGTCTTTGGTGGTTTTTACACGGTGCCTTTGTATGCCTATATTCAGTCGAAGGCAGACAAGGATGCCAAGGCCAGAACCATTGCCGCGAACAATATTTTAAATTCAATCTTCATGGTGGCCAGTGCTGTGCTGGCGATAGTTAGTCTGACATTATTGCCATTGACTATTGCTGACTTCTTCCTGCTGTTATCGATACTGAATATCATTGTCGCGTTATTTATTTATGGCCAGGTGCCCGACTTCACTGTGCGGTTTATCATCTGGATGCTGACCCATACGGTATATCGTGTCAGTCATAAAGGGTTACAGAACATACCTGGTGAAGGCGCAGCAATCATTGCCGCCAATCACGTCAGTTATGTTGATGCTTTGCTGCTGGGGGGCGCCGTTAGGCGTCCGATTCGCTTTATTATGTTCAAGCCTATCTATGATATACCGGTGTTAAATTATATGTTCCGCGTCGGTAAGGCAGTTCCCATTGTCTCGTCTCATGTCGATCGGCCAGCCTATGACAAGGCGATGGCTGATATCAGAGCTGGCTTAGAGCAGGGTGATTTGTTCTGTATTTTCCCAGAGGGAAAGTTGACCACCGATGGTCGTATGAATGAGTTTAAGACTGGTTTGCAGCGTATTGTTGAGACGACACCGGTACCAGTTATTCCGGTGGCCCTGAGTGGTTTGTGGGGGAGCTTTTTTAGTCATCGCGGTGGTCCAGCGTTGACCACGTTGCCCAAGCGTTTTTATTCACGGGTTGAGATCGCGGCCGAGCCCGCAATTTCCCCCCAGGCGCTTGATGTTGAGGCCTTGCAGCAACAGGTGGCGACCATGCTGACCACCTCCAGGCTTGGTTAA